In Zunongwangia sp. HGR-M22, the sequence AATTGCTTCTAAATTCGCAATCACTCGAAGTGATAGGTTTTTCCATTTTAGCATTCGGAATTCAATATAAAAATGTTTACTTTTTCTGGTCTCCAACATCTAAAAATGTAGCGCTCTAAATCCTTTATTGCTTTAAAGCTTTTAAATCGATTTTCTGGAACCAGTTTTCACCATCGATATTTAACTTTTTCGTTTCTAAAAGGTAGCGTTCTGTTTTCATATTTTCTCGAATTGCTTTTCTCATTTCAGCATTTACATCCATGATATAGCCCATATCAAGATCTTTATCCCCAAAGATTCTAAATATAATCTGTTGATCTATCTTAAAAGGTTGATTCCTTAAAATCTCAGACACCTGCTTTTGTACATTTTGAAAAGAGGTTTTTGCTTCTTCTACATAAATAGTTTTATTCGAATCTATAAATACATTCAAGTAAAAAGTATTACTATTCTCCGTATTAGATTGAGCCTTTGTTATAATTGCGAACCCTAAAAAACATAGTAAGATGTAAAATTTATTAGCCATAACTCCCAATAGTTTTAAAGTCTTCCAATAAATCTATTTTCCTTAACTCCTCTTACTATCCACACTCTAAAGACCTGAATTTATTAAAATTCAGAGTTTTTTTAGAACAGTTAGCGAACTAATAAAAAAAATAGTTTATTGAAACGGGTATTTATTGTTAAATTACTAATATAATCATTTAAACTAACAAGTTAGTTTAAATCTAAAAAATTAACGGTATTGCCTAAAACTTAATTTAAAACCTAAACCTAGCTGAAATAATTAAATTTCGCCCGGCAGCTGCAATTCCAGAACTATAC encodes:
- a CDS encoding ExbD/TolR family protein, whose translation is MANKFYILLCFLGFAIITKAQSNTENSNTFYLNVFIDSNKTIYVEEAKTSFQNVQKQVSEILRNQPFKIDQQIIFRIFGDKDLDMGYIMDVNAEMRKAIRENMKTERYLLETKKLNIDGENWFQKIDLKALKQ